The window CCATCGTCGGCAGGTTCGGGTTCCAGAAGATGGTCAGCAGCTTGCGCAGCTGGCCCCCCGCCTTCAAGCGAAGCCGGCCGTGCTTGTCAAGCTCCCAGCCCCCGCGCCACTTGTCGTTGTCCTCCCAGCGCCTTGGGTAGCCGAGCCCGGGCTTGGTCTCGACGTTGTTGAACCAGACGTACTCGGTGCCGGGGCGGTTGGTCCAGACCTGCTTGCAGGTGACGCTGCAGGTGTGGCAGCCGATGCACTTGTCGAGGTTCATGACCATCGCCATCTGGGCCTTGATCCGCATCAGAACACCACCTCCGCCTGCCGCTTGCGGATCACGGTCACCTCATCCCTCTGCGACCCGGTGGGGCCGTAGTAGTTGAAGGCGAACGAAAGCTGCGCATAGCCGCCGATGAGGTGCGTCGGCTTCCAGACCACGCGGGTCAGGGAGTTGTCCGTCCCTCCCCGGTTGCCCCGAAGCTCGGTCAGGGGAACGTTCACATGGCGGTCCTTGGCGTGATACATCAGACAGACTCCCTTCGGGATGCGGTGGGTGACGACGGCGCGGCAGCTGACGACACCGTTGCGGTTGAAGGCCTCGATCCAGTCGTTGTCGCGGACCTCGAGCAACGCCGCGTCCTCCTGGCTCAGCCACATCACAGGCCCGCCGCGGAAGAGGGTGAGCATGTGCAGGTTGTCCTGGTACTCGGAGTGGATCGACCACTTGGAGTGGGGCGTCAGGTAGCGAAGCGTCACCTCCAGGCGGCCCGCGTCGCCGGTGCCCTGATCGCCGAAATGCCGCTGGTAGTTGAGGGGTGGCTTGAAGACGGGCAGGCTCTCGCCGTATTCCAGCATCCACTCGTGGTCGACGTAGAAGTGCTGGCGCCCGCTCAACGTGTGCCAGGGCTTGTTCTTCTCGACGTTCATCGTGAAGGGCGAGTAGCGCCGGCCGTGGGCCTCGATCCCGGACCACTCAGGGGAGGTGATGACGGTGCGCGGCTGGACCTGCGCGTCCTGGAAGGTGATTCGATCCCCTTCTCGAGGCGCGGCGAGGTCGGTGAGCACCAGGCCGGTCGTCTTCTCCAACGAACGGAAACCTTCGACGGCCAGCCTGCCGTTGGTGGTGCCGGAGAGGACGAGGATCGCGTCCGCCACCTGCTCGGCCCGATCGAACCGGGGACGTCCGTCGGCCACACCACCGCGGACGACGCCATTTTTGTGCGCCAGGTACTCGATCTCCTCGATGGGCTTCCAGCTCGCCCCCTTGACCTGGTTGCCCAGCGACTCCAGGAGCGGGCCCAGCGAGCGCATCTTGGCGGCGACCGCCCCGTAATCACGCTCGACGACGATCAGCTTGGGCATCGTCTTCCCGGGGACGGGATCGCACTCGCCCTTCTTCCAGTCGAGGACTCGCCCCAGCGGCTGAGCGATCTCATCGGGCGTGTCGTGAAGGAGCGGGGCAGCGATCAGGTCCTGGCGGACGCCAAGATGTTCGGCGGCCAGCCGCGAGAAGGCGTCGGCGATGTGGTTGAAGGCGTCCCAGTCGGTCTTGGTCTCCCAGGGCGGCGGGATCGCCTGGTTGAAGGCGTGCACGAAGGGGTGCATGTCGGTGGACGAAAGGTCGTACTTCTCGTACCAGGTCGCGGCCGGCAGGACCACGTCTGAGAACAGGCAGTTGGACGTCATCCGGAAGTCGATGGTCGTCATCAGGTCGAGCTTGCCGGCGGGCGCCTGCTCCCGCCAGACCACCTCCTCCGGCCGCAGCTCGGGCGCGGTCTCGTCGGCTCGGACGGCGGGATCGATGGTGCCGAGCAGGTGCTTCAGGAAGTACTCGTGACCCTTCCCCGAGGAGCCGAGCAGATTCGAGCGCCACACGGTGAGCACGCGCGGCCAGTTCTCGGGTGCGTCAGGGTCCTCGGTCGCCGAGCGCAGCCTCCCCGCCTGGAGCTCCCGGACGACGAAGTCCTTGGCCTCGACGCCGGCGCGCTGGGCCTCCTCCACGATCTTCAGCGGATTGCGGTCGAAGCTCGGAAATGACGGGGTCCAACCCAGCCTTCCGGCCAGCGAGTAACAGTCCGCGAACTGACGCCCGCGGAAGAGGCCGCGGCCGAGCGGCGAGGCTAGCTCATCGGCGTTGAAGGCCTCGTAGCGCCACTGGTCGGTGACCATGTAGAAGAACGGAGTCGATGCCTGCTGGCGCGGGGGCCTGGTCCAGTCCAGGGCGAAGGCCATCGTCTGCCAGCCGGTGAGCGGCCGCACCTTCTCCTGGCCGACGTAATGCGCCCAGCCGCCGCCATTCACCCCCTCGCAGCCGCAGAGCATGAGCAAGCTCAAGAAGGTGCGATAGATGAGGTCCGAGTGATACCAGTGGTTGGTCCCGGCGCCCATGCAGATCATGGAGCGGCCGCGCGTGAGCTCCGCGTTGCGCGCGAACTCCCGAGCGATTCGGGTTGCCAGCTGCGCCTCGACTGACGTGATCTCCGCCTGCCACGCCGGGGTGTAGGGCTCGGGGTCTTCGTAGCCCTTCGGCCAATCTCCGGGCAGCCCGTCTCGCGCCACGCCGTACTGGGCCAGCAGCAGGTCGAAAACCGTGGTCACCAGGTGAGCGCCGATCCGCAGCGCGGGCACACCCCGTCGCAGGCTGCTCCCGCCCTCGGTCACGCCGATGTCGAAGCGAGGCAGGTCGACCGCGACCGAGTCCTGCCGCCGGCCGTAGAGGCTCAGTGCGGGCTGGATCGCCTCGAGGTCGAGGTTCCACTTCCCCGCCTCGGTGCCATAACGATGCCCGACCGAGCCCTTGGGCACCGCGGGCGCTTCGGTCGCCTCGTCGAAGACGACGGTTTTCCAATCTCCGTTGTCCTCCGCAGCGGCGAGATCGGAGCCGCGCAGGAAGCGATCCGGCACGTACGCCCCTTCCCGCTCCCGCAGCGTGACCAGCATCGGCAGGTCGGTGAAGCGCCGGGCGTACTCCTGGAAGTAGGGGACCTCCCGGTCGACGTAGAACTCCTTGAGGATCACGTGGCCCATGGCCATCCCGAGCGCGGCGTCCGTGCCCGGTTGGGCGGGCAGCCAGTGATCGGCGAACTTGGTGTGGTCGGAGTAATCCGGCGACACCACCACCACCTTCTGGCCTCGGTAGCGCGCCTCGGTCATGAAGTGCGCGTCCGGCGTGCGAGTGATCGGCAGGTTGGTGCCCCAGATGATGAGATAGCCCGCGTTCCACCAGTCCGCCGACTCCGGTACGTCGGTCTGGTCGCCAAAGGCCTGGGGCGAGGCGGGCGGGAGGTCCGCGTACCAGTCGTAAAAACTCAGGATCACCCCGCCGATGAGAGAGAGGAATCGGGTGCCGGCGGCGTAGGACACCTGGGACATGGCGGGGATCGGCGAGAAGCCGAGCACCCGATCGGGACCGTACTTCTTGATCGTGTGCACGTGCGCGGCGGCGATCATGTCCGCCGCTTCCGACCAGCTCGCGCGAACGAATCCGCCCTTGCCTCGCTGCGACTTGTAGAGCCGAGCCTTCTCGGGATCCTCGACGATCTCGGCCCAGGCGGCAACGGGGTCTTCGTGCCGGGCCAGCGCCTCCCGGTACATGCCGAGCAGGCTGCCGCGGACGTAGGGGTATTTCACCCTGAGCGGGGAGTAGGTGTACCAGGAGAAGGACGCGCCGCGAGGGCAGCCCCGGGGTTCGTATTCGGGCATGTCGGGCCCGGTTGAGGGGTAGTCGACCGCCTGCGACTCCCAGGTGATGATGCCGTCTTTGACGTAGACGTTCCAGGAGCAGGAGCCGGTGCAGTTGACGCCATGTGTCGAGCGCACGACTTTGTCGTGCTGCCAGCGGTCTCGATAGAAGGACTCCCACTCCCGATCCTTGGCGACCAGCTGACTCCAGCCCTCGGCCGAAGCCGGTCCCTGGCGGAAGAACTGATGCGCCTTCAGGAGCGGGTTCTTCACATCAGGCATTGCTCTTCCTCCAGGTAAAAGTGACTCGAACCGAGACCTGTCTTTCCAGGTTAAAGCTCGCTTGGATGGGCCGCCAGCGCGGAGCGCATGGATCCACGCCCGAAAGTCGCCGGGACGTCGGGCGCCGAGCGTTCGCCGGTGTTCTCAGGGGCGGATGGCGGCTCGCTTGGGCGCGTAGTACCGCCGCCAGATCAGCCTGTGGACGGGCAGCCAGCGCGGGAGGTCACGAAGGATCGGGATGAATGGCACCAGCGCCAGCGCGATCGTCAGCGCCGTCATCAGGATGATGATTCCGAGGTCCGCGTTCGCGGCGTTGAGGCCGAGGAGGCCGCTCGTGCTGGTGAACGGCGCCACCTGGTACCACATCGTGTACAGCCACAGCCATGTCTGGCCGGGGTAGCGGCCGGTCTCGTTCATCATGCCCCACAGGCTGCCGGTCAGATTCGCCTGCTGCGCCAGGCCGGCCAGGTAGCCGCCATCGCCCATGAAGAGCAGCCCCTGCGTGTAGTCGGTCTGGTAGAAGCGGCCGTTGATCAGAAGCAGGCCGTCGAGGCCGCCCGCCTGCCCGACGCCGAGCAGGTCGGACATCATCAGCGGCAGCGGTCCGTAGTCGCCATCGGCGACGACCACCGTGCCGTCCGTGACGGCGGCCTTGGGGAGCGCCTTGGTATAGGCGTCAAGCCAGTTGCCCCGCTGGTCCGCGGTCGCAGCCCGCCATTGGCTCAAGGCGGTGCCCAGAGCGGTGTTGCTGAAGCTCGCACGTTGGAGTGGCTGGATCACGAAGCTGTCGGCCGGATCGATCGGGATGCGCGCGCCCAACCATTCTTGGGGTGCGATCGGCCCCCAGCTCTGGCCGGGACCCGCGGTGTTGTAAGGAGCGCCGTACCCGGCGCTCGTGGTCGAGCCGGCGAGCTCGTTGGCGGCGGTGGTAACGAAGTCCACCGCGTCGCCCTGCGCCCAGCTTGCGATGGTGACCGGGGGGACGTCCGGCGACGAGAGCGCAGCCGCGAGCACGAGCGCGATCACGCCGATGCCGGCCAGCGCCAGGACCAGCTCCTTGACCAGGTCGTAGGGGACCATCCGGACGCCTCGGTAGTACTCGTCCTGCGTCGTCGCCATGGCCTTCATGGCCGAGCCCCCCCTTCGGCGTCGATCGGTTTCACGACTCCGCGCATGCGCACCATGACGATGTGGACGGCGACCAGGGACGTGACTCCGATCGGGAGCAGCATCACGTGCAGGCCGTACATCTGGCCGAAGTTGAGGACGTTGAAGAAGGCGCCCGCCCCGGCGGCGTTCATCGCATCCTTGGCGTTGATAGCGATGAATTGCGAATCGAAGTTCTGCTGCGACAGATAACCCGTGAAGGCGGTGAGGATGCTGACGCCGAAGATGACGACGCCGATCATCCAGGTCGCGGCGCGTCCATGCCGCCAGCCGGCCATGAAGTACTGGCCCCAGAGGTGCAGGACCATGAAGATGAAGAAGAGCTGCACCGACCAGAAGTGGAGGCTGTTGAAGAACCGCCCAAGCGTTGAGTCATGCCACCACTGCGGTCCCATGAACGACAGCACGACGCCGCTGACGACGACCCATACGAGGGCGGCGATGGTGACCACGCCGAACACATAGACCCACGAGCCGACGTAGTAGGGCTGACGGTCGGGGAGCAGGTGTTCGGTGGGCAGGAGCCGGTCGACGGCCCGGCGGACCCTCAGCGTCCAGGTTGCGGCTGGTCGGGCCACCGCGGCCGGTGTGGCTGTCTCAGTCATCGCCGTCGCCCCCATGCGGAAAGGGAGCCACGAGCGCGATGGCGAAGAGCACGATCATGGTGCCGATCACGACCAGGTTCGGTATTGAGATGAGGATGAAGCCCCAATGCAGGTAGGTCGCCGGTGAGTCCATCGCCTCGGTCTCCTTCTCCAACAGTCCCGACGTCATTGGACCGCCCCCTCGGTCGGATCACTAGGGCCTGAGGTCCCCTTCCGGCAGGGGCTCCTGGCCGTGCACCGACGAACGCGCAGGTGATCGCCGCGGCTGGTCGCGGGCATCGGCTCGAGTCTGGTGTCCCCCAACCGCCGGCACGCGGGCCGAGAGTCCCGACCGAGCGGGCCTTCGGACCCTAAGCCAGCAGGGCCCAACGGCAGTCGTCTTGCGACCGGCCGACCAGTTGACTGCAATCAAGAGCCGTCAACAGCTCAGTTAAATCCCTCATCGAGGGCTGGTCAAGGAGGCAATGACGTGAACGCGGCAATTCGGTGGCGGATCGTGATCCTTCAATCGATCCTGGTCGTCGTCTTGGCGGCCGCCTCGGGCTGGCTTTTCTACGAGGGCAGCTTCGTGACCGGCATGGTGCACGACGAGCTCGTCGCGCAGAAGATCGACTTCCCGCGGGCGGGCAGCCCGGCGCTCAGCCCGAGCGAGTTCCCCGACCTGCAGCGGTACGCGGGGCAGCAGGTGGACAACGGCGACAAGGCCAGGCTTACGCGAACGGATTCATCGGAAGGCACCTGCAAGGCGTGGCGGGCGGCCAGACCTATGCGCAGGTCAGCACACAGGCCAGCGCCGACCCGACGAACGCCAAGCTGCAGGGGCAGGTGGCGACCCTCTTCAAGGGCGAAACGCTCCGCTCGATGCTGCTGAATGCTTACGGATGGTGGACGATCGGCGTCTACACGACGTATGCCGGCATCGGACTCTTGATCGCGGCGCTGGCGGTTCTCGGCGCCCTCGTCTTCGAGCTTTTCATCGCCGGGCGCAAGCCCGAGTCAGTCAGGGCCGCGCATAAGATCGCGGCGTGACAGCTCTTCCGCACGGCATGGCTCGGGCGGGCTCAGCCCGCCGGAGCCGCCGCTTGCATACGGCGCCTCCGCTGCGCAAATTGCCTTGCCGGACCGCCCGCGGCAACCAATTTTCTCGCCTCCGCCCAGGGCGTAAATCACCCTGTTCACCGCGCGCGGCCGGCGTCGCACATGCGATTCGTAGTTAGATAAGACCCGACGTGGCGCTGTCTTCACCAACCGCTGACCAGGCTCGCGTGGACCGTTTGGCGGTCCGCAACCCGTACAGCGTCCTGCCCAACTGGCTCTATCCCGCCTTCGTCGTGGTCGCGCTCAGCCTGTTCGGCATCTTCGCCATCTGGGTCGTTTTCCTCCAGACGAACGGCTACTACGCGCCATACCTCAGCCCGTTCTACTCCCCCCTGATCAAGGTCGGTCCCATCCCGCCGGGCATCTGGGTGGCGTGGGCGCCGCTGGCCTTCCGGCTCACCTGCTACTACTACCGCAAGGCCTACTTCCGATCATTCTTCGGACATCCCCGCTCGTGCGCGGTGCCCGAGCCGAACGGCCGGCGCTATCGCGGTGAGACCGCGTTTCCATGGGTCTTCAACAACCTGCATCGCTTCGCCTTCTACGCGACGGTCGTGCAGGTCGCGTTCCTGTGGTTCGACGCCATCTTCGCCTTCGACTTCGGCGGACGCTTTGGGATCGGCTTCGGCAGCCTGCTGATGCTAGCCAACGTCCTCCTGCTGTCCGCATACACCTTCGGCTGCCATGCATTCCGCCATCTGGCCGGTGGCGAGCTCGATTGCTTCTCCTGCACAGCGGCGGCTCGCGCCCGCCACCGGCTGTGGCGGGGGGTGTCCGTGCTCAACATCAAGCACGATCGCTGGGCCTGGGCGAGCCTTTTCTCAGTCGCCGCGACCGACATCTACATCCGGCTCCTGCTGTCGGGAGTGCTGCACGACCCGAGGTGGATCGCCTGAGCTCGAGCAACTACGAGACAGTCGAGACCGACGTCCTCGTCTTGGGCGCGGGCGGCGCCGGCCTGCGAGGCGCAATCGCCGCCGCGGAGGCGGGCGCGCGCGTGCTGGTCGTGTGCAAGTCGCTGCTCGGCAAAGCGCACACGGTCATGGCCGAAGGCGGCGTCGCCGCGGCCCTGCACAACGTGGCCTACCAGGACACCTGGGAAGTTCACTTCGCGGACACGATGAAGGGCGGCAAGCTCATCAACGACTGGCGGATGGCCGAACTCCACGCCAAAGAGTCACCGGAGAGGGTGATCGAGCTCGAGCGCTGGGGCGCCCTTTTCGATCGTACCTGGCAGGGCCGCATACACCAGCGACCGTTTGGCGCCCATACCTATCCACGCCTCGCCCACATCGGCGACCGAACCGGGCTGGAGCTGATCCGCACCCTCCAGGACCGCGCGGTGCACACCAGCGGAGTGGACGTCCACATGGAGACAAACGTGTTCAAGCTCCTGACGTCCGACGGGCGCGTGACCGGGGCGCTCGCTTACAGGCGAGCAGACGGCTCGCTGATTCAGTACCGCTGCGCGGCGCTCCTTTTGGCAAGCGGCGGCGCGGGCAAGATGTACCGCGTCACGTCCAACTCGTGGGAGAGCACGGGTGATGGTACCGCCCTCGCTTACGAAGCGGGCGCGCAGCTGCGCGACATGGAGATGGTCCAGTTCCATCCGACCGGGATGGTCTGGCCGGCCGGGGTGCGAGGCATCCTCGTCACCGAGGGCGTGCGCGGCGAAGGCGGCGTGCTGCGCAACAAGGACGGGGAACGTTTCATGGAGCGCTACGACCACGAGCGCATGGAGCTGTCGTCCAGGGACATCGTCGCGCGCGCGATCAACTCAGAGGTCGGGGCCGGCCGGGGGACTCCCCACGGTGGCGCGTACCTCGACATCACGCACAAGAAGCCCGAGTTCATCAAGAGCAAGCTCCCCTCGATGTATGAGCAGTTCCTCAAGCTGGCCAAGGTCGACATCACCAAGCAACCCATGGAGGTGGCGCCGACGATCCACTACGCGATGGGCGGCGTGCGGGTGAATCCCGAGACCGGCGCCACCACGGTCGCCGGGTTGTTTGCCGCCGGCGAGGTCGCGTCAGGGCTGCATGGAGCCAACCGCCTGGGCGGGAACTCCCTCAGCGACCTCCTGGTCTTCGGCAAGCGGGCCGGCGACGCGGCCGCCGCCGCCGCCAAGGCGAATCCGAAGACGGCGAAAGCGAAGATCGACCCGGCGCAGGTGGAGAGCGCGATCGCCGCCCTCATGGCGCCCTTCGACCGCCCCGCCGGAGAGAGCCCGTTCAAGCTGCAGGCGGAGATCCAGGACGTGATGACGCAACACGCACCGATCGTCAGGGATGCGCCGGGCCTCCAAGCCGGCCTGGAGAAGATCGAGGAACTCGGTGCGCGTGCCCAGAGCTGCGGGACGGGAGGTTCGACGACGCGGGCATTCAACCCCGGCTGGCACACCGCGCATGACCTGGTGTCGATGCTGCTCAACGCCGAGGCTTTGCTGCGGTCCGCCCTGGAAAGGAAGGAGAGCCGCGGCGCCCATGCCCGCTCCGACTTTCCGAAGACGGACGAGAAGCTCGCCGCCGTGAACTTCGTGGTCGAGAAGACAGCTCACGGCATGCACGTCCAGGCCGAGCCGAAACCACCCCTGCCGGCTTATCTCGCCGACGCCGTGCAGCGCTCTTACGCCACCTATACGCCCGAGGAGACCGAGTAGATGGAGCTCACGAACCTGGACCTCAAGATCTGGCGCGGCGACGCCGCCGGTGGCGAGCTGGTCTCCTATCGCGTCCCGGTACGGGAGGGCATGGTCGTCCTCGACGCGGTGCTGTGGGTGCAGGCCAACATGGCCGCGGACCTGGCCGTGCGCTGGAACTGCAAAGCCGCCAAGTGCGGTTCCTGCTCGGCCGAGATCAACGGCTTCCCACGTCTCATGTGCAAGACGCCGATCGCGGAGTACGGCGACCAGGTGACGGTCCGGCCGATGCAGGCCTTCCCGTTGGTCAAGGACCTGGTCACCGACGTGAGCTGGAACTACGAGGTCAACAAGCAGATCCCTCCGTTCACTCCATCCGAGAAGGACGCCTCCGGGAGCGAGCCGTGGCGCATGCAGCAGAAGGACGTGGAACGCTCGCTGGAGTTTCGCAAATGCATCGAGTGCTTCCTGTGCCAGGACGTATGCCACGTGCTGCGCAGCCACGACCTGAAGGGCGTCTACTACGGCCCGCGCTTCATGGTCCGGATCGCAAGCCTGGAGATGCACCCGAAGGACGTGCTCGACCGCCGGCCGCTGCTCAAGGGCAAGGCCGGCGTCGGCTACTGCAACATCACGAAGTGCTGCCAGGAGGTCTGCCCCGAGCACATCAAGATCACCGACAACGCGATCATCCCGCTCAAGGAGCGCATGGACGACGTCTACTTCGATCCGGTGCGTTCGGTGATCCAGCGCTTTTCGGGCGCGAACCGCAAGGCTGGCGAGTAAACCGAGCCTTGTGTGGGCCCTTCGGCCCAGCGACGCCGGGACCTCCGGCACCTGACGTCCGATCCCGACGCCTGGATACTCAGGTCATGTTCGTTGAGCACTCCGTCCACGTCGGCCGTCCGGTGGAAGTGTGCAGCGCCGTCCTGGCCGGCGGGCCCCGCAGATGGTTCCCGCGCCTTGACGATCAGAACCGGTCCCCAGTCGGGCCGTGGATCGCCGGCTTGCCCCTTCGCAAGACGGTCGCGGTCGACCTGGGTGGCCCCGTGACCGCCGGTGATCGGATGGTCATCCCACTCAGCTGGAGTGCAACCTTTCCGTGGAGGCTCTTTCCTTCACTCGTGGGCAGGATCGAGCTGGCGCCGCTGGATCGGCACGTGACGAGGTTGACGGTCAGCGGCGTCTATGAACCGCCCCTCGGCCGTTTCGGCGAGCACCTGGACGAGGTGCTCATGCACAACGTCGCGGAAGGCACGGTCCAAGAGCTGGCCGAGTCGATCGCCAAGCGCCTCGAAACGCCGCTGTGCCGCCTGGCTTCGCCATCGGAGGGCCTCGCTCCGCCTGGCTAAGAGCCTGGCGTCATCGTATGCCGAGCCAGGTAGGCCGCCGCCTCCGCCCGGCGCGCCACCTCCAGCTTGGACAGAATGGTCGAGACGTAGTTCTTGACGGTCTTTTCGGCGAGCTTCAGATCCTTGCCGATCTGCCCATTGGTCCTACCCTTCGCGATCAGGGTGAGGATGCGCTCTTCCTGCGCCGACAGGCGCGCCAGCTTCTCATCGCGCATGGTCTTGCCCCTGCGGAGCCGCTCCAGCACCGTTCGCGTGACTTCCGGGTCCAGAAGGCTCTTACCCTCCCCCACCTGGCGGATGGCCCGGATGAGCTCGCCGCCCCTGATTTGCTTGAGCACGTAACCCGCGGCGCCCGCCATGATCGAGGCGAACAGCGCCTCGTCGTCCGCGAACGATGTCAGCATCAGGACCTGGGTGTTCTCGAGGCGAGCGCGGATCTCGCGCGTGGCCTCGATCCCGCTGCCGTCGGCCAGCCGGACGTCCATCACGATCACGTCAGGCTTCGTCCTTTCCGCCTGCTCGATCGCCTCACGCACCGAGGCGGCCTCGGCGACGACGGCAAGGTCGTCATGGGCGGCGATGAGCGCCTTGACGCCATCTCGGACGACCTCGTGATCGTCCACCAGCAGGAGGCGAATGCGATTCGACGCCATCGCCCTATGCTCGCAACCGGGGGCGCCGTACCGCACGGTCTTTGGTCCCGCGAGAAGGAGTCCGTTCGGCTCCCCGGTTCGCAGCCGGGAACGTCACGCGCAACCGGGTGCCCTTTCCCACTTCGCTGGTGATCCGCATGGTCCCCCCCAGCCCTGCGGCGCGTCCATGCATGTTGGCCATGCCGTTGCCCCGGGACTCGGCGCCGGTGTCAAAGCCGACGCCGTCGTCTTCGATTGTAAGAACGGCATTGGACCCGTGCCGCGCCAGGCGGATGGTGGTGCGCTTGGCCTGGGCGTGCCGGGCGACATTGGACAGCGCCTCGCGCGTCAGCTGGACGATCTCATGGGAACTCGCCGAGAGACTCGCCGCGAGCCCGGCGTCCACTTCGACCTCGACCTGACCTTGCGAGCGGGCCTGGGCCTCTTCTCCCAACGCGCGCAGCGCCTGGTCGAGTTGACGGTCGGCGAGGATTCCCGGCCGCAGCCCAAAGATGTAGTTGCGCAGGTCGCTGATCGAGCGGTCGAGCTCCCCCACCGCGCCCTCGATGCGCGCGGTCACCTCTGGCGAGCCGGTGAGCTGCCCTGTCCCCTGAAGACCCATGCCGACCGCGAACAGCGACTGGATGATCCCGTCGTGCAGCTCTCTGGCGATGCGTTCCCGTTCTTCCATCAGCCCCAGCCGCCTCAAGTCCGCCTGCGCCCGCGCGTATTCGATGGCCACGGAAACCTGGTCGGCGAACGTCTCTACGAGACGGACCGTCCGGTCGTCAAAGCCGCGCCCGCCTTTCAGGTTGGCGACCAGCAACGTGCCGGTGGCGCCTCCGCGCACTCGAAGGGGGACGAAAAGGGCGGGCCCATGGCGTCCGAGTCGGACGGTCGGCTGATACGCGCGGGGGTCGGCGCTGACGTCATCGAAAGCCAGCGATTTGCCGGTGCGCATAACCTCACCCGAGATCGACCGCGCAGCCGGCAGCCGTTGTCCCTTCAACTCGCTCGAATACGCTCCGACCGCGGCGGCAACGATCAGCTGGCCGGGGCTGTGGCTCACGCTCACGATGGTGGCGGCGTCGGCCTCGGCGAGATCGCG of the bacterium genome contains:
- a CDS encoding GAF domain-containing protein — encoded protein: MAGRDRKDMLLEAGLTLASELSLPIVLQRIVDIAAQVTDARYGALGVLGEGGTLREFITTGLSDEERRLIGALPRGRGVLGLLIHEPHPVRIRNIGDHPRSVGFPPNHPPMHSFLGAPVQAMGRVFGNIYLAEKRGAHEFSAEDQESLIVLATQAGVAIANALLYEEARTRERWLRALRDITNEILAGAGADSLLEDIAEHARDLAEADAATIVSVSHSPGQLIVAAAVGAYSSELKGQRLPAARSISGEVMRTGKSLAFDDVSADPRAYQPTVRLGRHGPALFVPLRVRGGATGTLLVANLKGGRGFDDRTVRLVETFADQVSVAIEYARAQADLRRLGLMEERERIARELHDGIIQSLFAVGMGLQGTGQLTGSPEVTARIEGAVGELDRSISDLRNYIFGLRPGILADRQLDQALRALGEEAQARSQGQVEVEVDAGLAASLSASSHEIVQLTREALSNVARHAQAKRTTIRLARHGSNAVLTIEDDGVGFDTGAESRGNGMANMHGRAAGLGGTMRITSEVGKGTRLRVTFPAANRGAERTPSRGTKDRAVRRPRLRA